The proteins below come from a single Papaver somniferum cultivar HN1 chromosome 11, ASM357369v1, whole genome shotgun sequence genomic window:
- the LOC113322861 gene encoding uncharacterized protein LOC113322861 translates to MPPEPSTWDRKDFFKEKKYDRLDSVNSRWRGGGGDPHLGGVGGHRGGDFTRWGGGNEDFRRPLVHGKQGGYQIFPEESGYGCTPSRSSERMVEDESSFRSFSSRGGESKYGRSSREVRGSIIHGSPREWRGHPRESGGDVSFNPFGRHHDLTTQRSVSDIITSHHHSDAENTLLDPHPFRDEHDKMGGLDALGTGHRYERDHSLGGSIPWKRSKWNRSSSLSSRGSGFSHSSSSRSIRTDSDEGKTELHPGRVTPLRSPSVETSGDLPTSLNDETCPRKKPRLGWGQGLAKYEKQKVEVPERKPAENPVQQPVEKLVEKSVEKPAEKLVQKFVEKFVEKPVEKLVENSVEEPVEKTEEKPVEKEFYEVLRSTGTQSEQELVLEDASSLKDLPEELPDENPVEKSAEKPDENPVEKSAEKPDENANSKRPTPTIVITSSDTSPRLTGLSECSSPPTPSSFACSSSQGPEDKHLLNCERNDNQTSSSRGSPSCGFLNFVEGFSVNLQHLELTPPLNLNSLLSDLTQPEDVNSGDSNYLRSTVMNKLLLLKSEFLKAVEKTEGEIDKFENELKQLNSEPDTVSVSPATTDALQLNSGVKSYEVVGADSKVLLKPLQVVSSDDLHSEKTLCDDIMRESHAEVEDEIDSPGSATSKFVEQSTGKTDFTSLAKKEKQGNFVALVEELSCRSPEKNNLPSAEKKSKDELCIGDTKSVNEMSTFCDASSELVGHNHDHEKLVEAILAANKDSARNACEVFNNLLPADGPELEKREVNLDSCQQNNVILKEKVRARMRLQRFKERALTLKYRALQHMWKEDMHLLSVRKCKLKSQKRVDSSLKFLHNGQQKHRSSIRSRFTSPGNSTLVPSANIVDFTSKLLSDSRVKVHRSSLKMPALILDEKQRKSSMFVSNNGLVEDPLSVEKERVMVNPWTPEEKEVFLEKLAAFGKDFNRIASCLTHKTTADCVEFYYKNHKSESFEKIKKKMDSRKQVGDLPNTYLMTSGQKWNREANAVSLDVLGAASMVASHADDSEKTQQSSAGRPFLLRHCEYKASSSSDFAAVSKSSTSDMLGNEREVVAADVLAGICGALSSEAVSSCITSSIDHVEGCLDWKFRRRNLVADDCSLTPEVMQKIYCQEACSDESCGEFDSVDWTDEEKLVFIRAFRSYSKNFSKISRCVRTKSRDQCRIFFSKARKSLGLDLIQPGSDNAGTLLSDDNGGRSDTEDACGMEIESAICSLQYCTKMDVDLPLSVANTDDKALERDKTTHTLAEHHKLCDTEQSDYGDSDPRREVPDDFQAMVTPEGKVMATEKIVQCNGVVKEATLSCEFPVQAHEGASFTAETVKEHGVSQPVSLHDDTAPAEQLKVIPVASAEITAESSIKLHNGGGDGQYVKDAGVDIKSNRSSAYSSVPESKINGVVTPGICLTPNYHSENSRDLISSGQAPPVMFWQQKENFPSVSANLCPRDSVSAHSEGHLGKSTPSSTLNFEKRKRQRSENDDAYQPQLLGNGTLNQVESSQILRGYPLKVLNKKEINGAAESNQILHGLYHDTGDALKAPRLLSEMPLLVRGGHEQRSRSRSRSSSDTEEHSRRNGDVKLFGQILSHPSPVPLSSPLTTNQLTDSKIETPKLSSSKSSSNLKLINGHANEGVPSPLKHDATGNHYGASEYPMRSYGFWDGNKIQMGLPSIPPDSAILFSKYPTVAFSDFSTTSSCVDKQQQTMLKSKDRNLGSVSVYPTKDVVSSASSHHHNNSSSSNNNSSRGLADYRKVYRSHDGSKDVMKQRNDMFPQLQKANGCENLQQQQIQGRGVVGMLNVMGGGGILVGGVSDPVAAIKMHYAASTAERYGGQVGSVMMMREEDPCWRGGDIGR, encoded by the exons ATGCCGCCGGAACCCTCAACTTGGGATCGAAAAGATTTCTTCAAAGAGAAGAAGTATGATAGATTGGATTCTGTAAATTCAAGATGGAGAGGCGGAGGAGGTGACCCTCATCTAGGAGGAGTTGGAGGACATAGAGGTGGGGATTTTACTCGATGGGGAGGTGGTAACGAGGATTTTCGAAGACCATTAG TTCATGGTAAGCAAGGTGGATATCAAATTTTTCCTGAGGAATCTGGTTATGGATGTACACCATCAAGGTCTAGTGAGAGGATGGTGGAAGATGAGAGTAGTTTCAGATCTTTTAGTTCTCGTGGGGGAGAGTCCAAGTATGGAAGAAGCAGCCGAGAAGTAAGAGGATCTATCATCCATGGGAGTCCACGAGAGTGGAGAGGACATCCACGGGAATCTGGAGGCGATGTCTCGTTTAACCCTTTTGGACGGCACCATGATTTAACTACTCAAAGGTCAGTCAGTGATATTATAACATCTCATCATCATTCTGATGCTGAAAATACTCTCTTGGATCCACATCCCTTCAGAGATGAGCATGATAAGATGGGTGGTTTGGATGCCTTGGGAACAGGCCACAGATATGAGAGAGACCATTCTTTGGGAGGATCGATCCCGTGGAAACGTTCAAAATGGAATCGTTCTAGCAGCTTATCTTCCAGAGGTTCGGGTTTCAGCCATTCAAGTAGCTCAAGGAGCATCAGAACAGATTCAGATGAAGGTAAGACTGAGTTGCATCCTGGAAGAGTGACTCCACTTCGCTCTCCTTCAGTGGAGACATCTGGTGATTTACCAACTTCTTTGAACGATGAAACATGTCCAAGGAAGAAACCACGGCTGGGATGGGGGCAAGGGTTGGCCAAGTATGAGAAACAGAAAGTTGAAGTCCCTGAACGGAAGCCTGCTGAAAACCCTGTTCAACAACCTGTTGAAAAACTTGTGGAGAAGTCTGTTGAAAAACCTGCAGAGAAGTTAGTTCAAAAATTTGTGGAGAAGTTTGTTGAGAAACCTGTAGAAAAACTTGTGGAGAACTCTGTTGAAGAACCTGTTGAGAAAACTGAGGAGAAGCCTGTCGAGAAGGAATTCTAT GAAGTGCTGAGGTCTACTGGAACACAGTCTGAGCAAGAGCTTGTTCTTGAAGATGCTTCAAGTCTAAAAGACTTGCCCGAGGAGTTGCCTGAtgagaatcctgttgagaaaTCTGCTGAGAAGCCTGACGAGAATCCTGTTGAGAAATCTGCCGAGAAGCCTGATGAGAATGCAAATAGCAAAAGACCCACTCCAACCATAGTAATAACAAGCTCTGATACGAGCCCTAGACTCACAGGCTTGTCAGAATGTTCATCTCCTCCAACACCATCTTCATTTGCTTGCAGCTCTTCCCAAG GTCCCGAGGATAAGCATCTCCTCAACTGTGAAAGAAATGATAATCAGACAAGTAGTTCAAGAGGTTCACCTAGTTGTGGATTTCTGAATTTTGTCGAGGGGTTTTCAGTAAATCTACAGCATCTAGAGCTTACTCCGCCTTTAAACTTGAACTCTCTGCTTAGTGATCTGACGCAACCAGAAGACGTGAACTCCGGGGATTCCAACTATTTGAGGTCTACTGTCATGAATAAGTTGCTTTTGCTAAAGAGTGAATTTTTGAAAGCAGTAGAAAAGACAGAAGGAGAAATTGATAAGTTCGAAAATGAACTCAAGCAATTGAATTCTGAACCTGATACAGTCAGTGTTAGTCCAGCCACAACTGATGCGTTGCAGCTAAATTCTGGAGTAAAATCTTATGAAGTAGTTGGTGCAGATTCTAAAGTTCTCCTGAAGCCATTGCAAGTTGTATCCTCAGATGATTTGCACTCAGAAAAGACCTTATGTGATGATATTATGAGAGAAAGTCATGCTGAAGTAGAGGATGAGATTGACAGTCCAGGATCTGCTACATCAAAGTTTGTTGAACAATCTACAGGGAAAACAGATTTTACATCACTTGCAAAGAAAGAGAAGCAGGGCAACTTTGTTGCTCTTGTTGAAGAATTAAGTTGCAGGTCGCCTGAAAAAAATAATTTGCCTTCCGCTGAGAAGAAGTCCAAGGATGAACTTTGTATTGGTGATACTAAATCAGTAAATGAAATGAGTACCTTCTGTGATGCTTCCTCTGAGTTGGTTGGACATAACCACGATCATGAGAAACTAGTTGAAGCAATTTTGGCAGCTAATAAGGATTCTGCAAGAAATGCTTGTGAGGTATTTAATAATTTATTGCCTGCTGATGGACCTGAACTTGAGAAACGGGAAGTGAATCTTGATTCATGCCAGCAGAACAATGTGATCCTTAAAGAAAAGGTCAGGGCGAGAATGCGTTTACAGCGATTCAAAGAGAGAGCCCTTACTCTCAAATACAGGGCACTTCAACACATGTGGAAAGAAGACATGCATTTGCTTTCAGTGAGGAAGTGTAAATTGAAGTCACAGAAACGAGTGGATTCCAGTTTGAAATTTTTACACAATGGGCAACAGAAGCATCGGTCATCCATCCGGTCTCGTTTCACTTCTCCTG GTAATTCGACTTTAGTTCCGTCTGCAAATATCGTTGATTTTACCAGCAAACTTTTGTCAGATTCTCGAGTGAAGGTTCATCGATCTAGTCTGAAGATGCCAGCGTTAATTTTGGATGAGAAACAAAGGAAATCCTCAATGTTTGTTTCAAATAATGGCTTAGTTGAGGATCCTCTTTCCGTTGAGAAAGAAAGGGTTATGGTCAACCCATGGACCCCCGAAGAGAAGGAAGTATTTTTGGAGAAGCTTGCTGCTTTTGGGAAGGACTTCAATAGAATTGCTTCCTGTCTTACTCACAAGACCACGGCCGATTGCGTTGAGTTCTACTACAAGAACCATAAGTCAGaaagttttgaaaaaataaagaaaaagatggaTTCTAGAAAGCAAGTGGGAGATCTTCCAAATACGTACCTTATGACATCAGGTCAGAAGTGGAATCGTGAAGCAAATGCAGTGTCTCTTGATGTGTTGGGAGCAGCTTCAATGGTGGCATCTCATGCTGATGACAGTGAGAAGACTCAACAGTCCAGTGCTGGTAGGCCATTCTTGTTACGACATTGTGAGTATAAAGCGTCATCATCCTCTGATTTTGCCGCGGTTAGCAAGTCGAGCACTTCAGACATGTTGGGGAATGAGAGGGAAGTTGTAGCTGCAGATGTTTTGGCTGGCATCTGTGGTGCTTTGTCTTCTGAAGCAGTGAGTTCTTGTATCACAAGTTCCATAGACCACGTAGAGGGTTGTCTGGACTGGAAGTTCCGAAGGAGGAATTTGGTAGCTGATGATTGCTCTCTTACTCCTGAGGTTATGCAGAAAATTTATTGTCAAGAAGCCTGTTCAGATGAAAGCTGTGGGGAATTTGATTCTGTGGATTGGACAGATGAAGAGAAGTTGGTTTTTATTAGGGCCTTCAGGTCTTACAGTAAGAATTTTTCGAAGATCTCCAGGTGTGTTAGAACTAAATCAAGGGATCAGTGCAGAATATTCTTCAGTAAGGCTCGGAAGTCTCTTGGGCTGGATTTAATTCAGCCTGGGTCGGACAATGCAGGGACACTACTTAGTGATGATAATGGAGGAAGAAGTGACACAGAAGATGCTTGTGGTATGGAAATTGAGTCTGCAATATGCAGCCTTCAATACTGTACAAAGATGGATGTGGACTTACCGCTGTCTGTGGCAAACACTGATGATAAAGCATTAGAGCGTGATAAGACCACTCATACTCTTGCTGAACATCACAAATTATGTGACACGGAGCAATCAGATTATGGGGATAGTGATCCTAGGAGGGAAGTTCCAGATGATTTTCAGGCTATGGTCACGCCAGAAGGAAAAGTTATGGCAACCGAGAAGATTGTGCAGTGCAATGGAGTGGTGAAAGAAGCTACATTAAGTTGTGAGTTTCCTGTTCAAGCCCACGAAGGTGCTAGTTTTACTGCTGAAACTGTAAAAGAACATGGAGTTAGTCAGCCTGTTTCTCTACATGATGATACTGCACCAGCAGAACAACTCAAGGTCATCCCTGTGGCATCTGCTGAGATAACTGCAGAATCATCCATAAAGTTGCATAATGGTGGCGGAGATGGTCAATATGTGAAGGATGCTGGTGTAGATATTAAAAGCAATAGAAGTAGTGCGTATAGCAGTGTACCAGAATCTAAGATAAACGGAGTTGTCACCCCAGGCATTTGTCTGACTCCCAACTACCATAGCGAGAATTCTCGAGACCTGATTTCTTCTGGGCAGGCCCCTCCGGTCATGTTTTGGCAGCAGAAGGAGAATTTTCCATCCGTCTCAGCAAATTTGTGTCCGAGGGATTCCGTCTCTGCTCATTCTGAGGGCCATCTTGGGAAGTCCACGCCATCATCCACACTTAATTTTGAGAAAAGGAAGCGTCAGAGATCTGAAAATGATGATGCTTATCAGCCACAGTTATTAGGAAATGGCACACTGAACCAGGTTGAGTCCTCCCAGATTCTCAGAGGATACCCACTCAAGGTACTGAATAAGAAAGAGATCAATGGGGCTGCGGAGTCTAACCAGATTTTACATGGTCTTTATCATGATACAGGCGATGCTTTAAAAGCCCCAAGGTTGTTGTCTGAGATGCCACTTCTTGTTAGAGGTGGTCATGAGCAAAGATCAAGATCTCGTTCTCGTAGTAGTTCTGATACAGAAGAGCATTCTCGTAGGAATGGTGATGTGAAACTCTTTGGCCAGATTCTTAGCCATCCGTCGCCTGTTCCATTGTCATCTCCACTGACTACAAATCAGTTGACTGACAGTAAGATTGAAACCCCTAAATTGAGCAGTAGCAAGTCATCATCCAACTTGAAGCTCATCAATGGTCATGCGAATGAAGGAGTTCCTTCGCCGTTGAAGCATGATGCAACAGGCAATCATTATGGAGCTAGTGAATACCCTATGCGGAGTTACGGTTTCTGGGATGGTAACAAAATACAGATGGGACTTCCGTCTATACCACCTGATTCTgccattttgttttcaaaatatcCGACAGTAGCATTTAGTGATTTCTCTACCACATCTTCATGTGTTGATAAGCAGCAGCAGACAATGTTGAAGAGTAAGGACCGGAATTTGGGAAGTGTATCAGTTTATCCGACGAAGGATGTTGTTAGTAGTGCTAGTAGTCATCATCATAACAATAGTAGCAGTAGTAATAATAATAGTAGTAGGGGTTTGGCAGATTATCGTAAGGTGTACAGAAGCCATGATGGTTCCAAGGATGTGATGAAGCAAAGGAATGATATGTTCCCCCAGTTACAGAAAGCAAATGGGTGTGAAAACTTGCAGCAGCAGCAAATTCAAGGGAGAGGTGTGGTGGGAATGTTGAACGTGATGGGTGGTGGTGGGATCCTTGTGGGAGGGGTTTCAGATCCCGTTGCGGCCATAAAAATGCATTACGCAGCCTCCACTGCAGAACGATATGGTGGGCAGGTTGGGAGTGTGATGATGATGAGAGAAGAGGATCCGTGTTGGAGAGGAGGGGACATAGGCAGGTAG
- the LOC113322862 gene encoding L-type lectin-domain containing receptor kinase VIII.1-like: MLKPIILIPQLLVVLALVLVHATSKSDSSSTVFDFGTLSLTSLKLLGDAHLNNGTISLSLDLPVPNSGSGRLLYSKPVRFKQEPGKTPNFLTFSSFFTFSVKNLNPSSIGGGLAFVISSDDQTIGDAGGFLGLLNNQDKEKISGISSFTTASSFFVAVEFDTLMDVEFNDINGNHVGLDLNDLVSTPVGDLGSIDIDIKSGDLINAWIEYDGETKVFNVSVSYSTLHPVDPLLSFHLDLDQYVNDFMFVGFSASTQGSTEIHTIDWWSFSSSFHGKSDSNSSPAPLSGPGAGVGAISSAAPPPPPPPRTSFYVPIENSSNPSSTPPSLPPSDTENHESSSNCHNQLCKKGPGAVAGVVTASAFVFVIFAGVLIWVFSKKFKSVKKSEYLTSEIIRTPREFSYKDLKLATRTFSPVRVIGHGAFGTVYKGILPETGQLVAVKKCSHNGGQGKEEFLSELSIIGTLRHRNLLSLQGWCHEKGEILLVYDFMANGSLDKALFESRFVLQWIQRRKILIGVASALAYLHQECENQVIHRDVKTSNIMLDEGFNGKLGDFGLARQVEHDKSPVATVTAGTMGYLAPEYLLTGKATEKTDVFSFGAVILEVATGRRPIQKEANNNVGGGGKNGGGSSNLVDWVWSLHREERLVSAGDLRLGTEFDIEEMRKILLVGLVCSHPDQHSRPTMRSVVQMLVGETAVPIVPKSKPSMGFSTDHLLMTLQDSVSDFNDDENEMMLNRISTSSDENSFDGILQV; the protein is encoded by the coding sequence ATGTTGAAACCCATTATCCTCATCCCTCAATTACTAGTAGTACTAGCTTTAGTTCTAGTCCATGCTACTAGTAAGAGTGATTCTTCAAGTACAGTATTTGATTTCGGTACATTATCATTAACAAGTTTGAAGTTATTAGGAGATGCACATCTTAACAATGGAACAATTAGTCTATCACTTGATCTCCCTGTTCCTAATTCTGGTTCTGGGAGACTTCTTTACAGTAAACCAGTTAGATTCAAACAGGAACCAGGAAAAACACCTAATTTCTTAACTTTCTCATCATTCTTCACATTCTCTGTTAAGAATCTAAACCCATCATCAATTGGTGGTGGATTAGCTTTTGTGATATCTTCAGATGATCAAACAATTGGTGATGCTGGTGGGTTTCTTGGGTTGTTGAATAATCAAGATAAAGAGAAAATTTCTGGGATTTCTTCTTTTACTactgcttcttctttttttgttgcaGTTGAGTTTGATACATTAATGGATGTTGAGTTTAATGATATTAATGGGAATCATGTGGGTTTGGATCTAAATGATTTGGTTTCTACTCCAGTTGGTGATTTGGGTTCTATTGATATTGATATTAAAAGTGGGGATTTGATTAATGCTTGGATTGAATATGATGGTGAAACTAAAGTTTTTAATGTCTCTGTTTCTTATTCTACTCTTCATCCAGTTGATCCATTGTTATCATTCCATCTTGATTTGGACCAGTATGTCAATGATTTCATGTTTGTGGGTTTTTCTGCTTCAACTCAAGGAAGTACAGAGATTCATACAATTGATTGGTGGAGTTTCTCTTCTTCATTCCACGGAAAATCTGATTCTAATTCTAGTCCTGCTCCTCTCTCTGGTCCTGGTGCTGGTGTTGGTGCAATTTCAtcagcagcaccaccaccaccaccaccaccaaggaCTAGTTTTTATGTACCGATTGAGAATTCTTCTAATCCATCATCAACACCACCTTCATTGCCTCCTTCAGATACTGAAAACCATGAATCTTCATCAAATTGTCATAACCAGCTATGTAAAAAAGGTCCTGGTGCAGTTGCAGGTGTAGTAACAGCAAGTGCATTTGTTTTTGTGATATTTGCAGGTGTTTTGATATGGGTTTTCTCTAAAAAGTTCAAATCAGTGAAGAAATCTGAGTATTTGACATCAGAAATCATTAGAACTCCTAGAGAATTCAGCTACAAAGACCTGAAATTGGCAACCAGGACATTTAGTCCTGTGAGAGTTATTGGTCATGGTGCATTTGGTACAGTTTATAAAGGCATACTTCCAGAGACAGGACAATTGGTTGCTGTTAAAAAGTGCAGTCATAATGGTGGTCAAGGGAAAGAAGAATTTCTATCAGAGTTGTCAATAATCGGAACATTAAGGCATAGAAATCTTCTAAGCCTTCAAGGATGGTGTCATGAGAAAGGTGAAATCTTACTTGTTTATGATTTTATGGCTAATGGGAGTTTAGATAAAGCATTGTTTGAGTCAAGATTTGTGTTGCAATGGATTCAAAGAAGGAAAATTCTTATTGGTGTTGCATCTGCATTGGcttatttacaccaagaatgcgAGAACCAGGTTATTCATAGAGATGTTAAGACTAGTAACATTATGCTTGATGAAGGGTTTAATGGAAAACTAGGTGATTTCGGTTTAGCGCGACAAGTTGAACATGATAAATCTCCTGTTGCAACTGTAACTGCAGGCACAATGGGGTATTTGGCTCCTGAATATCTCTTAACTGGTAAAGCTACCGAGAAGACGGATGTTTTTAGTTTTGGTGCTGTAATTCTTGAGGTTGCAACAGGGAGAAGACCCATTCAGAAAGAAGCTAACAACAatgtaggtggtggtggtaaaaatGGCGGCGGTAGTAGTAATTTGGTGGATTGGGTATGGAGTTTACATAGAGAAGAAAGGCTGGTCAGTGCAGGTGATCTTAGGCTTGGTACTGAGTTTGATATAGAAGAAATGAGGAAAATTCTTTTGGTGGGTCTAGTTTGTTCACATCCTGACCAACATTCTAGACCTACAATGAGATCAGTTGTGCAAATGCTTGTTGGTGAAACTGCAGTACCCATTGTTCCAAAATCAAAACCTTCAATGGGTTTTAGTACTGATCATCTTTTGATGACATTACAAGATAGTGTTTCTGACTTTAACGATGATGAGAATGAGATGATGTTGAATAGGATTTCTACTTCTTCTGATGAAAACAGTTTTGATGGCATTTTGCAGGTTTGA